From Danio rerio strain Tuebingen ecotype United States chromosome 7, GRCz12tu, whole genome shotgun sequence, the proteins below share one genomic window:
- the si:dkey-28d5.14 gene encoding C-type mannose receptor 2-like, whose amino-acid sequence MAQTQYFPLLLIALCSISECVQRQYHFINEEKEWAEAQRYCREKYTDLATVDNMNDMIQLNKSVNVNVNDGVWIGLQGTNDSNWHWSSGDPVFFVNWASGQPAGSNNCTVMTNGKWFVGSCSNTWTFICKMSGGLVFVNQTMNWRDAQSYCRQNHIDLVSVRNQNESQQLEKFINDSHKFGSEVWIGLFSDPWQWSDKSNSSFRYWNAEKAKAPDDKHCGVVEMSNQGQWSDYLCSVRWQLPFVCHEDKLIVVQQNLSWSEALRYCRQNHVDLVSVKSVEMQYKVMNVVKLASTEAVWLGLRHSCALGIWFWVSGETVCYQYWAPGNGTSEEDCEPTVRSGAVQSGGNQTWISRPETDQLNFICTNY is encoded by the exons ATGGCTCAGACTCAATATTTCCCTCTTCTCCTCATTG CTCTCTGCTCCATATCTGAATGTGTTCAGCGTCAGTATCACTTTATCAATGAGGAGAAGGAATGGGCTGAAGCTCAGAGATACTGCAGAGAGAAATACACAGATCTGGCCACTGTTGACAACATGAATGACATGATCCAGCTGAACAagagtgtgaatgtgaatgtgaatgATGGTGTCTGGATTGGTCTTCAGGGTACAAATGACAGTAATTGGCATTGGTCTTCAGGTGATCCTGTGTTCTTTGTGAACTGGGCATCTGGACAACCAGCCGGCAGTAATAATTGTACTGTTATGACTAATGGAAAGTGGTTTGTTGGATCATGTAGTAACACCTGGACTTTCATCTGCAAAA TGAGCGGAGGACTGGTGTTTGTCAATCAGACGATGAACTGGAGAGATGCTCAGAGTTACTGCAGACAGAATCACATTGATCTGGTCAGTGTGAGGAACCAGAATGAGAGTCAACAGCTGGAGAAGTTCATTAATGACAGTCATAAATTTGGATCTGAAGTCTGGATCGGTCTGTTCAGTGACCCATGGCAGTGGTCAGATAAGAGCAACTCCTCATTCAGATACTGGAATGCTGAAAAAGCTAAAGCTCCAGATGATAAACACTGTGGAGTGGTTGAAATGTCCAACCAGGGACAATGGAGCGACTACTTGTGTAGTGTTAGATGGCAGCTTCCTTTTGTGTGTCATGAAG ATAAACTGATTGTGGTCCAGCAGAATCTGTCGTGGTCTGAAGCTCTGAGATACTGCAGACAGAATCATGTGGATCTGGTCTCGGTTAAGTCAGTGGAGATGCAATATAAGGTGATGAACGTGGTTAAACTGGCGTCTACTGAGGCGGTGTGGTTGGGTTTACGTCACTCCTGTGCTTTGGGCATCTGGTTCTGGGTGAGTGGAGAGACCGTGTGCTATCAGTACTGGGCTCCAGGGAACGGCACATCAGAGGAGGACTGTGAGCCCACAGTGAGATCTGGAGCAGTTCAGTCTGGAGGAAATCAGACCTGGATCAGCCGTCCTGAAACTGACCAACTCAACTTCATCTGCACAAACTACTGA